Below is a genomic region from Miscanthus floridulus cultivar M001 chromosome 1, ASM1932011v1, whole genome shotgun sequence.
CCGCGGTGTCGTCGGCGAGGTCGCGGAGGCGGTGCTTCTGTCCCAGGGACCGTATGCTCATCATGAATACGCCCGCCATCAGGAAGAGCTGCACCAACCCGTCCTTGCGCTTCGCCGCGTTCGCCAGCAGCCCCGGCGGGCGCCGGCCCCCGAAGCCGCTGCCGCTCACGTCCGCCATCTCTGCCTGCACCGGCTGCGGGGTTGGTTGGGCTCTTCTGGGCTTTGGCACCTGGACAGACAGTTGGGCCCACCAGTCAGTGTCTCAACACATGCACCGGCCAACTCTTTATCTTTTGGAAGAAGCGCTCTTTCAGGGATCGCAGAGATAAGATGGATGCTTACCAACGCATTATCTTTTACTTTACTTGAcaaacaatgcaatgcaaggatgTGAGAGGACGTGATGGTGAAACTGATCGAGATGAAGAAAATTAACCAATGCAAGTTAATGCAGGTCGCTGTGCTTCTAGCTTGGATTCGTCAGGATTCATCCATCCAATCCCACTCCAAGAGGACCACATGAGTTTCACAAATCTATCGAGCAGTATAAGACAGCTCGAGCTATCAATCAGAAGATAGGCAACGCGCTGAACCAATAAATCTTGCTCTTATCTTTTGTCTGGAAATTCAGTGAAAGAGTCGTCGTACGTATCCTTTTCATAACAATGGCGTGAGGCCATTGTTTTTACAGCAGGAGTGTGTATCCAGCGATGAAAGAATGGATCATTACTCAAGGGACAGGGTTACGATCAGATTCGTGCAATAATGACGCGGATCACCACGTGCCCAATATATTATTGCCAATCGAATAAAGTCTACTTAACTCCCCACCTATCAACCATGGTCTATTTcaccccccaaactataaaaccgtctattttaccccctaaacttttcaaaaccgtctattttacccccccgggcggttttcgacggtggttttgctacagtaacggtggtttgCTACGCTACCTGTGGtttcacctttttctttttttatttattttcgctgaatctttgaaaaatcatagtaaatcatagaaaaatcataaagtggaaaatccaattttgtttgactccacatgagtagatctacacagttaacatataatgtggtatgctttagtacaaaggttttgctgtacctttagattaattggaaaatctaattttttctgtaattaattgaaatttatctataactaagttatacatggtccaatgagtacgaaatttttactatagttcaagcatacaataattagcctaccataaaaatgtcACCGTAATTGGAccacagaagctgcagctatgaattgttccaattaattacagacaaaattggattttccaattaatctaaaactacaacaaaaattttgtactaaagcatatcatattatatgttcattgtgtagatctactcatgtggagtccaacaaaattagattttccattttataatttttctgtgatttactatgatttttttaagattcaccagaaataaataaaaaagaaaaagacaaaaccaccgtcactatagcaaaaccaccattactgtagcaaaaccaccgtcgaaaaccgccccgggggggtaaaatagacggttttgaaaagttcagggaggtaaaatagacggttttatagtttggggtgaagtagaccatgattgataggtggggggttaaaTAGACTTTTTCCTATTGCAATCCAATGTATATATCCCTTTCATGTTAGTAGGCAGACATTTAATAAGAAAGATACAGGCAACATGATAACAAGTATGAGATTTTAATACGAGTCACACTGATTGATGGATGAAGAACAGGAAAATGACAGTAAAGAAACGAGTAATAATATAGATCGACGCTGTCATGCACGTACAACAGGTGACGCTGTGAGCAGTAACCTAAAATTGATTTGTGGTTGTTCAAACATGAGGTCTATCTGACACTCTGCAGCATCACAATCGCATCACATTCACGTTAGCTGGTTCTAGTTGTTATCCTACTCCTGTAGATGGGCTCTCAGTGTATTCAGCATTGCAAAAATACGCTCAGATTACACCTGCTGTACAGTATAATGACATTGTAAATTGTAATATAATACAGACAAGCAGGTAGATCAAGTGGCCATGCTGTTCTATCGAGGGCAGAACGGACAAAGTACATCACGAAGAGAGAGTAGAAGAAAGCCTTCCTTTTTCGCCGTCTTCTTTCCGTTCCAGCTATCGTCTACTCAGGATTCAGATCGAAAGGATCAATAATGTTCCACATATCATTCTATCGTATATGAATATATGATGTGTACCATAGAGTAGCGACGGCTGGAGAGATGGATACTAGTAATATCAATTAGAGAAGCATCAGAACACAAGACTACAAAAACGTGACATGATCAAAGAGTGGCCATGTCTGCACCCTGCAGAACAAGGCGAATGACTACAAAAGAATTCTGTCCGACATATGGAGAAAAAGGGAAGATTACAGGTGACCCTGGAGATATGAACAAACATTTGGACGATTCAGAATTCAAGCCCGTGCTCTCTAGCAGAATCAGCAAGAGCTTTTATGCGGCCATGGTAGAGGAAACCACCTCGATCGAAGACAACTTTGCTGATCCCTTTCTCCAAGCAAGACTTGGCAATCACCTCACCAATCTTTTGTGCTATTTCCTGGAAGCCAATATCAAATTTCTGTCAGAAACAAATCATAGCCTATCTGCGAGAGCATgtctcatcttgtcatgttgaatcatgtataagCAAAATTCAAACACCAATGCAATACCATTGGAGATAAAAATCAACAGAGTCATCATAAAAATGATTGCACAACTTCAAATTGCTTTGTGTTTTTTATATGTAGAATCATCTGAAGAAAACACAGTGTATGGTTCCCTGAGATTGTTCAAGTTCCAGTAACCAGACTACTTACAAGCCAGTGTGATCTAACTAGAAAAGCATGCTGTCCTAAAACCTCATTGATTTTTCAGAAAGGGAGTTTTGAACCTAGACTTAACTGTGTTGATTAAGTTGGCCATGGCTATTTTATGTATATATAAGCAAATATTGAAGTACCACAAATGACTGATGAAAGAATGGGTTTATAAATCGTGAATATATTAAAGGCTGCATTATCTGTTCATCTTCTCTACTCTGGTAGCCTGTTTTACTTTTCACTGCAACCAGGGCTTGTTCAATGATCAGAGACATAAGACCGTGCCTATTCTTGTGAAGAAACAgcgatgcatgcatatatgtagTGATTACACATCTAGTACAGATAACTGGCGTGTTTAAAGTAGGAATACCTCAAATCAAACTATGTAATCTGAAATCCCAATGATAATTCAGTACCCAAACAGAGTGTATACATTTGATTGGGTCATAGATAATTAATCACATTGAAGTTTCCAATGATGCTACAAGTGGAAAGCATATGCATTTAAACAAGGAACCAGTAAACTCTCTACAAGTGGTTGATGTGATTTGAATGCGCTCTTATTCGTTACTAGGCAGGTGTCTACGTTCGAGTGGACAAAGAAGGGCTTTTGGAAGCAGTGAACATCATGTTTCAAATTGTGTCCAAGCTGCTAGCCAAATCAGAAACCAAAGGTGGCGATGAAGCAGCTGCAGGATGTTGTTCAAGATGACGAAGATCAGGGACCTGATAGATGTGCCTGAGAATGGTGTAGTGGTGGAGCTGCGTTTCTGTTATGTTCCTTTTGGATGAGTAGCCATGTGCATGTATCTGGGCTGTAAGGTGGAAGTCTGTAAACCTCAGTTATCTAGACTGTACTCCTGCTCTACTATATCTGCTTAATCAGATAGGCATAGAGTTTAGGAAAACTGTCAGGGTCAGGTCTTCTTGTTCCTCATTCAGTTTCTGCTTTCTGAACTTTCTTAGGAACTCCGTATTTCTGGTATCTGAGTAATTGAAATGGGGAATGCCTCGATTCGGAAAAAAACAGTAAACTCTCTGTTACGTTCAAACTTAAGCTTTCTAATAAAGCAGGGTTGGGCCTATGATCTAAACTCTCTGTTACTGTTTTACTGTCTTTGGAATGATAATGACACTTCAAGGAAGATCAGGGTTTCTCAAGCAAAATAGAAGGAACTGATAACTTACAATCGTTGGTCCAGCCGAGTATTCCAATTCCTCGGAGAGAGATTTGTGCATGGTTGAAGCTGAAGCCAAAGTGCATTGCTTTGTGTCGTCGATGACTTGAGCGTACAAATGCTTGTTTGAGCGGAAAACACTCAACCTCGGCCTCTCTGTGGTGCCACTTACCTGGAAAGGAGTATGTAAGACTGACAACTGCGATAAAACTCGTGAAACTAGCAGCAAGTAGCAGTAAAACCCGTAGTTACATTCAATTCGTGAGCTCTATACCCGATAGATTCTTAGGCTACCACTCCAAGAGAAGCATTTCGTCGAACAGGACGGAAGCACGGCCTTGGCCCGCACCCACCACTCGTGCAGTCGAATGCAGAGTGAAAATGTCCTCGCTAGAATTCGTGCACATTGATTGATGTCCACATTCGTACGAAGGAAGGAGGAGAAAGATTCTAACTTGGCTCTCGCGCAGATTTCTAGTACCTTCTTGCGGAGGCGGACATGGCGGGCGATGCGGTCGTCCTGGGGCGTGGACACCTTGACCTTGGCGACGACGGACAGCGCCGCGCGACGGGCCGGCGCGGGGACGGAAGGTAAGGGGATGAGGAGGTTGCCGGACACGGACGCCGCGAATGAGTGAACGCCGGCGAGCGCCGGCGAGGCGAGCATGGCTCCCTTTGCGCCGCTGCTCTTCTCTTCGCTCTCTCTGCCTCCCGCACAACGGCGTCTCCGTTATGGCCTTATCCTATCCGCTGCACAGCGTTTAAATGCTTGATCAAATTACAACAAGGACCCTTCTATTTTACTTATTTCAGTATAGAACATGATGCATTTCGCATAATTTATTTCATTGCAAATTGCAATACCTCTGAAACCAAACAAAATCAGTAGCATT
It encodes:
- the LOC136500302 gene encoding large ribosomal subunit protein uL18c, with product MLASPALAGVHSFAASVSGNLLIPLPSVPAPARRAALSVVAKVKVSTPQDDRIARHVRLRKKVSGTTERPRLSVFRSNKHLYAQVIDDTKQCTLASASTMHKSLSEELEYSAGPTIEIAQKIGEVIAKSCLEKGISKVVFDRGGFLYHGRIKALADSAREHGLEF